In one Luteolibacter arcticus genomic region, the following are encoded:
- a CDS encoding DUF5703 domain-containing protein encodes MKTTVIACFFATFALLSLTAPAAPVAWNSPGTITADSDVSTAGVPVFAYDWKGVAQSVNGVAFTAPGSGATLGWSSGTTNGSFVTDGGTAMPAYGLSAAYKNILNGGRYANTGGACTVTLNNLVDGRDYQVQIWVIDSRIYGPGRTETITSGGGNTVTLSYSNAAANTAGGMGQYATGTFTADAATQTVTLTGNSGGSTQINALQLRDVTAVLPSAPVITQQPESRAVALGDTTSLSVMATGTEPLTYQWSLDGDPIGSATAATLDLPNVTSTHAGDYTVTVTNAVNSVTSDPARVKAVDPLDPATALEVYNPVWSTPSQNDRGAMPLGNGEVGLTLWVEADGDLQFYISRTDSRTELDRLVKLGKVRLNLSPNPFASGQVFRQELRLHDGHAVITAGPPGNRVTLHVFVDSDSPTIHVAGASTAPLTVRASYETWRTQDYTGNAGDSPLGGSSFSNLYESADVVDVAAGSRLAFYHRNAWSCVARTAQIQFMSPYLADIPETLANRTFGGWMTLTGATTSGGNSLLTEAPVTGFDLKIATHTAQTPTAADWLAEVEEIHGQGPDAAAAMQRTSQWWHDYWNRSWIFVQGDGPPESIAMGRNSLPLRLGADSTGGSLFSGAMARASFYNRVLSAAEIASLATGAPDTDVTVTGGLKASWLLGSTSGGVCPGRLGTGISLTTSGTINTSTAGGVGHARFDGGHFLAADDSRLEPAEGATLETWVRLDTGEPNSGRLFDKNTANQQDGYLFDLYPGRALRFYNGFDHVGTAANLLATGTWIHVVTTYDNRTKARAVFLNGSQAAQVAGSTGDTANPTPSPVTRAYVLTKWMTACGARGNFPIMFNGSLWTVNPNTSPITLGNNPDYRNWGHTYFYQNTRLHYSSMPARGEVDFMQPFFEYYDRFQALNRGRAVAWHGAGTEGQFNNEMTTSFGLSLGGIYGYNRSGKPNWYTDNQYGGAVTISPGLELIALMLEAYDHSGDTIFLQNKIVPYAADLFRFIETRYPARADGKVVMSPIHSVETFHNTTNAMPVVAGMNAVLDRLLGLPSDVLTPSQAASFAASKALTPTLPIQQIQSTTVFAPAHAFSTSRMNVEEPEHYATFPFRLCNIGRPNRQVGIDTFERITLANNYFKPFTIGGPTYVNSFSGWQQTPMVAALLGLTGDAKLALTTNCRLYSSGYRLPSMWGQIYDSVPDGDHGGNLLDTTQLMAFQTLGDKMFLLPAWPADWDASFKFHAPRNTMVSGRYRNGTLDQLEVTPASRAKDLVLMADVPVALSGSVTVSGYEAWRLVRFPGRDLESPSLWNSAANPDHDELPNSVEYALGTDPLVFTPLPGLVPAGDDFTLTFTKGVEAAADPKVAYGIEVSDDLEEWTPVAPDLNTTTTIGHTLPGGGTRRFARLRVTLTPYAN; translated from the coding sequence TTGAAAACCACCGTCATTGCCTGTTTCTTCGCCACCTTCGCGCTGCTGTCTTTGACGGCACCCGCAGCACCCGTCGCTTGGAATTCTCCGGGCACTATCACCGCGGATAGTGATGTCTCCACCGCCGGGGTCCCGGTGTTTGCCTATGACTGGAAAGGCGTGGCGCAATCGGTGAATGGCGTCGCTTTCACGGCTCCGGGAAGCGGCGCGACGCTCGGCTGGAGCAGTGGGACTACCAACGGCAGCTTCGTGACAGATGGGGGCACGGCGATGCCGGCCTACGGGCTGAGTGCCGCCTACAAGAACATCCTCAACGGCGGCCGCTACGCCAACACCGGCGGGGCCTGCACGGTGACCCTTAACAACTTGGTCGATGGCCGGGATTACCAGGTTCAAATCTGGGTCATTGATTCGCGCATTTACGGACCGGGCCGCACGGAGACCATCACCAGTGGCGGAGGCAACACGGTGACCTTGAGCTACAGCAACGCCGCTGCCAATACCGCCGGTGGGATGGGCCAATATGCCACCGGCACCTTCACCGCGGATGCCGCCACGCAGACCGTCACCCTCACCGGCAATTCCGGCGGCTCCACGCAGATCAACGCCCTCCAGCTCCGCGATGTCACGGCAGTGCTACCTTCCGCACCCGTCATCACCCAACAACCCGAATCACGAGCGGTCGCGCTCGGCGACACGACAAGCTTGAGCGTCATGGCCACTGGCACCGAGCCTCTGACTTACCAGTGGTCGTTGGATGGCGATCCGATCGGAAGCGCCACCGCCGCCACCCTCGACCTCCCGAATGTAACCAGCACTCACGCCGGCGATTACACGGTGACCGTCACCAACGCAGTCAACAGCGTGACCAGTGACCCGGCCCGGGTGAAAGCCGTGGATCCCCTGGACCCTGCGACTGCACTTGAGGTCTACAACCCGGTCTGGTCCACCCCGAGCCAGAACGATCGCGGTGCCATGCCGTTGGGGAATGGCGAGGTCGGCCTCACGCTCTGGGTCGAGGCCGATGGCGACCTTCAATTCTACATCTCCCGCACCGACAGCCGTACGGAATTGGATCGCCTGGTGAAGCTGGGGAAAGTCCGTCTCAACCTGTCCCCCAATCCCTTCGCAAGCGGCCAGGTCTTCCGCCAGGAGCTGCGGCTGCACGATGGCCATGCCGTGATTACGGCGGGCCCACCGGGGAATCGGGTTACCCTGCATGTCTTCGTGGATTCGGATAGCCCCACGATCCATGTGGCGGGCGCCTCGACGGCGCCGCTCACCGTACGTGCCAGCTACGAGACTTGGCGTACCCAGGATTATACCGGCAACGCTGGCGATTCACCGCTTGGCGGGTCGTCCTTTTCCAATCTCTACGAGTCCGCCGATGTGGTGGATGTCGCGGCTGGCAGCCGACTGGCTTTCTATCATCGCAATGCCTGGTCCTGCGTGGCGCGAACCGCCCAAATCCAGTTCATGTCTCCCTATCTGGCGGACATTCCCGAAACGCTCGCCAATCGCACTTTCGGCGGCTGGATGACCTTGACCGGAGCCACGACCAGCGGCGGCAACTCGCTTCTAACCGAAGCACCGGTCACGGGGTTCGATTTGAAGATCGCGACCCATACCGCCCAGACGCCGACCGCCGCCGACTGGCTCGCCGAAGTGGAGGAGATTCACGGCCAAGGCCCGGACGCGGCTGCCGCGATGCAGCGCACCAGCCAATGGTGGCATGACTACTGGAACCGCAGTTGGATCTTCGTGCAGGGCGACGGCCCGCCGGAGTCCATCGCGATGGGAAGAAACAGCTTGCCCCTCCGGCTCGGCGCGGACTCCACCGGCGGGAGCTTGTTCAGCGGCGCGATGGCGAGAGCCAGCTTCTACAACCGGGTGCTCTCCGCCGCTGAAATCGCGTCCCTCGCAACCGGTGCACCGGACACCGATGTCACCGTCACCGGGGGCTTGAAAGCGAGCTGGTTGTTAGGAAGCACGAGTGGCGGCGTTTGTCCGGGCAGACTCGGCACGGGGATCAGCCTCACCACATCTGGCACTATCAATACCTCCACCGCGGGTGGTGTCGGTCACGCCCGGTTTGATGGTGGTCATTTCCTCGCCGCCGATGACTCCCGCCTGGAACCGGCCGAAGGCGCGACCCTGGAAACGTGGGTCCGGCTGGACACCGGCGAACCCAACAGTGGCCGGTTGTTCGACAAAAACACCGCCAATCAGCAGGACGGCTATCTCTTCGATCTCTATCCGGGGCGGGCGCTTCGCTTCTACAACGGCTTTGATCACGTGGGCACTGCAGCCAATCTGCTCGCCACCGGTACCTGGATCCATGTCGTCACGACCTACGACAATCGCACCAAGGCTCGCGCCGTGTTCCTGAATGGCTCGCAGGCCGCCCAAGTGGCTGGCAGCACCGGTGACACTGCCAATCCGACGCCATCCCCCGTCACCCGGGCCTATGTCCTGACCAAGTGGATGACCGCCTGCGGCGCGCGCGGCAATTTCCCGATCATGTTCAACGGCTCGTTGTGGACCGTGAATCCCAACACCTCGCCGATCACTCTCGGCAACAATCCCGACTACCGCAACTGGGGCCACACCTATTTCTATCAGAATACCCGGCTTCACTACTCTTCGATGCCTGCCCGCGGCGAGGTCGATTTCATGCAGCCCTTCTTCGAGTACTACGATCGCTTCCAGGCGCTCAACCGCGGTCGCGCAGTCGCGTGGCATGGCGCTGGCACCGAAGGCCAGTTCAACAACGAGATGACCACCTCCTTCGGCCTGAGCCTGGGGGGCATCTACGGTTATAACCGGTCCGGCAAACCGAATTGGTATACCGACAACCAGTACGGCGGCGCGGTCACCATCTCCCCGGGTCTCGAGTTGATCGCCTTGATGCTGGAAGCCTACGACCACTCCGGCGACACCATCTTCTTGCAAAACAAGATCGTCCCGTACGCCGCGGACCTGTTTCGCTTCATCGAGACCCGTTACCCTGCCCGGGCGGACGGCAAGGTGGTGATGAGCCCGATCCACTCCGTGGAAACCTTTCACAACACCACCAACGCAATGCCCGTTGTCGCCGGCATGAACGCCGTGCTCGACCGCCTGCTCGGCTTGCCCTCCGATGTTCTAACACCTTCGCAGGCAGCCTCCTTCGCCGCGTCCAAGGCGCTCACTCCGACGCTGCCGATCCAGCAAATCCAGTCCACCACCGTATTCGCCCCGGCGCATGCATTTAGCACCTCCCGCATGAACGTGGAGGAACCCGAGCACTACGCCACCTTCCCTTTCCGCCTCTGCAATATCGGCCGTCCTAACCGCCAAGTGGGCATTGATACCTTCGAGCGGATCACTCTCGCCAACAACTACTTCAAACCCTTCACCATCGGCGGTCCCACCTACGTCAACAGCTTCTCAGGTTGGCAGCAGACGCCGATGGTCGCCGCCCTGTTGGGCCTCACCGGCGACGCGAAACTCGCCCTGACCACCAACTGCCGCCTCTACAGCTCGGGCTACCGCCTCCCCTCGATGTGGGGGCAGATCTACGACTCGGTGCCCGATGGCGATCACGGCGGCAACCTGCTGGACACCACCCAGCTGATGGCTTTCCAAACGCTGGGCGATAAGATGTTCCTGCTCCCGGCATGGCCCGCGGACTGGGATGCTTCCTTCAAGTTTCACGCCCCCCGCAATACCATGGTCTCCGGTCGCTATCGAAACGGTACGCTGGACCAACTCGAAGTCACCCCCGCTTCCCGCGCCAAAGATCTCGTCCTGATGGCCGATGTCCCGGTGGCCCTTTCGGGAAGTGTCACCGTTTCGGGATATGAGGCTTGGCGCTTGGTTCGCTTTCCGGGCCGGGACCTTGAATCGCCCTCGCTGTGGAATTCCGCCGCGAATCCCGACCACGACGAGCTGCCTAACAGCGTGGAATACGCGCTCGGCACCGACCCCCTGGTCTTCACTCCACTGCCAGGCTTGGTGCCTGCGGGGGATGACTTCACCCTCACCTTCACCAAAGGCGTGGAGGCCGCGGCAGACCCGAAGGTCGCGTATGGCATCGAGGTCTCGGACGACCTCGAGGAATGGACGCCGGTGGCTCCTGATCTGAACACCACAACCACGATTGGCCACACGCTTCCCGGGGGGGGCACACGACGGTTCGCCCGGCTCAGGGTGACCCTCACCCCATATGCGAACTGA
- a CDS encoding DUF5703 domain-containing protein, translating to MAATLVAVLAPASATPPANTTWEEELAAYNVVWDSPSKSSVDSMPLAGGILGLNVWVEKGELCFLMGSPNCMDENGMQPKLGLVRLRFFPAVFEQDFRQELRLAQSEIIVSGKTASGTRVSVKLWCAVDQPLVHAETTASEPVEVTASYETWSNYDAKVDKGAIQWSRRLAQVNARRKNDLEAQGMAEFEDKVPDPLSGLICGGRMTAPGMVEAGSGVGLFNGLKTQTCSLKTAAPVKQLDLCITLRMEQEKSLATWEAQLDKHARRAAQNAKSDRFATQAWWNVFWSRSHITINPGAPPTDEAWQAGRNYQLIRYMSASNVNGRAMTLFNGGQFTCTDNPDRRAWEGCQFMAQNQRLVYWPMLRAGDFDLLQVATDFYRDRTEMSRLHARKFWDVDGVAWSEAFSIFGLDSIGTTADGRCSARHLPHHYTSGMEFALMMLEMGRYTGKEFRNYRDAAIGIIRYYDQFHQKSLAKKTGKPLDAKGHLVIYPSDACEPYHGCTNNTDVIAGLTALTRELLVLPKGTLSTGERAYVEGFQKRIPPFPMKEQEGRKYFAAAESWEWVFENGNMDFPQMYVCFPFSILSLGRSDMTLAKNTWDLAPIKPAI from the coding sequence ATGGCTGCCACCTTGGTAGCCGTTCTAGCACCTGCCTCCGCCACTCCGCCGGCTAACACCACTTGGGAAGAGGAACTCGCAGCCTACAATGTCGTCTGGGACAGCCCGAGCAAAAGCTCCGTGGATTCGATGCCGCTTGCCGGCGGGATCCTCGGCCTAAACGTGTGGGTGGAGAAGGGCGAGCTCTGCTTCCTGATGGGCAGCCCGAATTGCATGGATGAAAACGGCATGCAGCCCAAGCTCGGCTTGGTCCGCCTGCGTTTTTTCCCCGCGGTGTTTGAGCAGGACTTCCGGCAGGAATTGCGCCTCGCCCAAAGCGAAATTATCGTCAGCGGCAAGACTGCCTCCGGTACGCGGGTGTCGGTCAAACTCTGGTGCGCCGTGGACCAGCCTCTGGTGCATGCGGAGACCACCGCCAGCGAACCGGTGGAGGTGACGGCGAGTTATGAGACGTGGTCGAACTACGATGCCAAGGTGGACAAGGGTGCGATTCAATGGTCGCGCCGCTTGGCCCAGGTCAATGCCCGCCGCAAGAACGACCTCGAGGCACAAGGCATGGCGGAGTTCGAGGACAAGGTGCCTGATCCGCTGTCCGGCCTGATCTGTGGCGGACGCATGACCGCCCCCGGCATGGTGGAGGCCGGCAGCGGTGTCGGTTTGTTCAACGGGTTGAAAACCCAGACCTGCTCGCTGAAGACGGCCGCGCCGGTGAAGCAACTAGACCTGTGCATCACCCTGCGCATGGAACAGGAGAAGTCGTTGGCCACTTGGGAAGCGCAGTTGGACAAGCACGCCAGGCGAGCGGCGCAAAACGCCAAGTCCGACCGGTTCGCCACCCAAGCCTGGTGGAATGTCTTTTGGAGCCGCAGCCACATCACCATCAACCCGGGCGCACCGCCAACGGATGAAGCCTGGCAAGCCGGGCGCAACTACCAGCTCATTCGCTACATGTCGGCCTCCAATGTCAATGGCCGGGCCATGACCCTGTTCAATGGCGGGCAGTTCACCTGTACCGACAACCCCGACCGCCGCGCGTGGGAGGGCTGCCAGTTCATGGCGCAAAACCAGCGCCTCGTATACTGGCCGATGCTGCGCGCCGGCGATTTCGACCTCCTGCAAGTGGCGACGGATTTCTATCGCGACCGGACCGAAATGAGCCGCCTGCACGCCAGGAAATTCTGGGATGTGGATGGCGTGGCCTGGAGCGAAGCCTTCAGCATCTTCGGACTGGACTCCATAGGCACGACCGCTGACGGACGTTGCAGTGCCCGGCACTTGCCGCACCACTACACCTCCGGCATGGAGTTCGCGCTGATGATGCTAGAAATGGGGCGCTACACCGGCAAGGAGTTCAGGAACTACCGCGATGCGGCGATCGGCATCATTCGCTACTACGACCAGTTCCATCAAAAGTCGCTTGCCAAGAAAACCGGCAAGCCGCTGGACGCCAAGGGACACCTCGTCATCTATCCCAGCGATGCCTGCGAGCCGTACCACGGCTGCACCAACAATACCGATGTGATCGCCGGGCTGACGGCCCTGACCCGCGAACTGCTGGTGCTGCCGAAAGGCACTCTGTCGACCGGCGAGCGGGCCTACGTGGAGGGCTTCCAGAAGCGTATTCCGCCTTTTCCGATGAAGGAGCAGGAAGGGAGGAAATACTTCGCAGCTGCCGAGTCCTGGGAATGGGTGTTCGAAAACGGCAACATGGATTTTCCTCAGATGTACGTCTGCTTCCCATTTAGCATCCTGTCATTGGGCCGCAGCGACATGACACTTGCCAAGAACACCTGGGACCTCGCTCCTATAAAGCCAGCGATCTAG
- a CDS encoding discoidin domain-containing protein, translating into MGDTAQAARYTVDKLRHPGERFPAFYHVHYGDGREGFCQAPDADHGGVAMTALQEMIMQVDGRRILLGGAWPADWTGNFKLHAPYQTVVEGHVADGKVVVDKVTPETRRKDIEIFPLKTLPLPAPPPLSAGKAATASSVYRAGHEADKAFDGNPQTRWAARETKAAWIAVDLGRPMEVSRVVIQETSYPRVSRFAFEAQEADSSWKALATGTTLGADMELSFAPVTAQVFRLNVLDASDSPTVEEVLLYPR; encoded by the coding sequence ATGGGCGACACAGCGCAGGCGGCTCGCTACACGGTGGACAAGCTGCGCCATCCGGGGGAGCGCTTCCCCGCCTTCTACCACGTGCACTACGGTGACGGTCGCGAAGGCTTTTGCCAAGCACCCGATGCCGACCATGGCGGGGTGGCGATGACCGCGTTACAGGAAATGATCATGCAGGTCGACGGCAGGCGCATCCTGTTAGGGGGGGCGTGGCCTGCAGACTGGACCGGAAATTTCAAACTCCACGCGCCTTACCAAACCGTTGTCGAGGGCCACGTGGCTGATGGCAAGGTGGTGGTGGACAAGGTGACGCCTGAAACACGTCGCAAGGACATCGAGATATTCCCGCTCAAGACACTCCCTCTGCCGGCACCGCCACCGCTTTCGGCTGGGAAAGCGGCCACCGCCTCCAGCGTCTATCGAGCCGGCCACGAGGCAGACAAGGCCTTCGACGGGAATCCTCAAACCCGCTGGGCGGCCCGTGAGACGAAGGCCGCTTGGATCGCAGTGGATCTGGGCCGGCCCATGGAAGTTTCCCGCGTGGTCATTCAGGAGACCAGCTATCCACGCGTGAGTCGGTTTGCCTTCGAGGCGCAGGAAGCCGACAGTTCCTGGAAGGCGCTTGCGACCGGCACCACCTTGGGGGCCGACATGGAACTAAGCTTTGCACCGGTTACGGCGCAGGTGTTCCGGCTGAATGTTCTCGATGCCTCGGATTCGCCCACGGTGGAGGAAGTGCTGCTGTACCCGCGATAG
- a CDS encoding DUF1254 domain-containing protein translates to MKPKLTAAALAGALTLTSAYAQTTTPHNVKTRADDLNFELGFPTEETTRKVFDELDYQRAVQAYLWAYPAVSFESIRIATKRDLGADLNDLVIADNYADPKGLWLTANDTTIYALANVDLGKAGPLVVEIPPGAIVGLIDDFWQRSIADVGLPGPDGAKGGKFLLLPPGYQGDAPQTGYHVLQGTSNNYNLMVRGIVQNDDKDAAVANVKQVKVYPLSESANPKPNKFISMSGKVVNTLPPRGMAFWERLSAFINNNPVQARDLFFMGMLKPLGIEKGKEFKPDARQRGILEEAAKMGDAIGRVMLFEGPDRFRQAEPFAGSKWHWVFQVNPVQQTDAYGQLDERLHYTFGAIYTTPALGVMKAGPGGNYVQAFKDKDGNRLDGGKSYRLHVPASAPAEQFWSLTLYDTATRSMIQNPGNDAARSSLDKLKTNSDGSLELYFGPAGSAPAGLEANWIETVPGKGFYPMMRFYTPKAGLFDGSWKLPDIEIVK, encoded by the coding sequence ATGAAACCTAAACTCACCGCCGCCGCGCTCGCTGGCGCACTGACCCTCACGAGCGCCTATGCGCAAACCACCACGCCCCACAACGTGAAGACCCGCGCCGACGATCTCAATTTCGAGCTGGGTTTTCCCACGGAGGAGACGACCCGCAAGGTGTTTGACGAACTGGACTACCAGCGCGCGGTGCAAGCCTACCTGTGGGCCTATCCGGCGGTTTCGTTCGAATCGATTCGCATCGCGACCAAGCGCGACCTCGGTGCCGATCTCAATGACTTGGTCATCGCCGACAACTACGCCGACCCCAAGGGCCTCTGGCTCACCGCGAACGATACCACCATCTACGCGTTGGCCAATGTTGACCTTGGCAAGGCGGGACCGCTAGTCGTCGAGATCCCGCCCGGAGCGATCGTCGGATTGATCGACGACTTTTGGCAGAGATCCATCGCCGACGTCGGGCTGCCCGGACCCGATGGTGCCAAGGGCGGGAAGTTTCTGCTCCTCCCGCCCGGCTATCAGGGTGACGCTCCGCAGACCGGCTATCACGTCCTCCAGGGAACGAGCAACAATTACAACCTCATGGTCCGCGGCATCGTGCAAAACGACGACAAGGACGCCGCCGTCGCCAACGTCAAGCAGGTCAAAGTCTATCCGCTAAGCGAAAGCGCCAACCCGAAGCCGAACAAGTTCATCTCCATGTCGGGGAAGGTGGTGAATACGCTTCCTCCCCGGGGGATGGCGTTCTGGGAGCGTCTTTCCGCCTTCATCAACAACAACCCTGTCCAAGCGCGCGACCTGTTCTTTATGGGCATGCTCAAGCCGTTGGGCATCGAAAAAGGCAAGGAATTCAAGCCCGACGCCCGGCAGCGGGGGATCCTCGAAGAGGCGGCAAAGATGGGCGATGCCATAGGTCGGGTGATGCTATTTGAAGGACCCGATCGATTCCGCCAGGCCGAGCCGTTTGCCGGGTCGAAGTGGCACTGGGTATTTCAGGTCAATCCCGTCCAGCAGACCGATGCCTACGGCCAGCTTGATGAACGGCTGCATTACACCTTCGGGGCGATTTATACGACGCCCGCCTTGGGAGTCATGAAGGCCGGTCCCGGCGGCAATTATGTCCAGGCGTTCAAGGACAAGGACGGCAACCGCCTCGATGGCGGGAAGTCATATCGTCTGCACGTGCCCGCGAGCGCTCCGGCCGAGCAGTTCTGGTCGCTGACGCTCTACGACACGGCGACCCGCTCCATGATCCAGAACCCGGGCAACGACGCCGCCCGCTCGTCCCTCGACAAGCTCAAGACGAACTCGGACGGCTCCCTCGAGCTTTACTTCGGGCCCGCCGGTAGCGCCCCCGCGGGTTTGGAAGCCAACTGGATTGAGACCGTCCCCGGAAAAGGCTTCTACCCCATGATGCGGTTCTACACCCCCAAGGCGGGTTTGTTCGACGGGAGCTGGAAGCTGCCGGATATCGAAATCGTGAAGTGA
- a CDS encoding DUF1254 domain-containing protein codes for MKITHQPILLGAVLVSALATPGAHAQEKTPGFNNKIPEKIMTPDKVESRLGTLDFVDGIPTAETTQKLYDNLDHMRGVEVFLNFIPAASMEGLRLGSLEYGATKSNQAILFDQLMDSNPLYLTGNTDTVYCMSFLDLERDGPTVVEIPPKCGPGTTDDAYFRFVIDMGGPGPDAGKGGKYLILPPDYKGDLKPTAGTDQAEVDGEKYYVAQSTSYVNWVPLRGFLEDGKPDAAVKMFKDGFKVYPLAQKDNPPKMEFISASKKPINTVHANNFEFFHELDNVIQKEPLNFLNPEQRGLLAAIGIVKGKKFAPDERMKRILTDAVAVGNATARAISFRDREKKAPIYPGSAWHSFFAVSDYQWIDREMEGAMNLDARTKFFYGYTVNTPKMMMKLVGAGSQYGVAFGDADGQPFDGAKTYTFNVPANVPAQRFWSVVLYDPQTRSELQTSQPFPGKNNTRDKLITNADGSVDFYFGPKAPEGKEANWLATVPGKGWFMVFRLYSPLEPFFDKSWRLGEPKLVK; via the coding sequence ATGAAAATCACACACCAACCCATACTCCTCGGCGCTGTGCTCGTGAGCGCACTCGCCACCCCCGGCGCTCACGCGCAGGAAAAGACTCCGGGCTTCAACAACAAGATCCCCGAGAAGATCATGACGCCCGACAAGGTGGAGTCCCGCCTCGGGACGCTCGACTTCGTCGATGGCATACCCACCGCGGAAACGACGCAAAAACTCTACGACAATCTCGACCACATGCGTGGAGTGGAGGTCTTCCTCAATTTCATCCCCGCCGCGTCCATGGAAGGGCTGCGTCTCGGTTCTCTCGAATACGGTGCGACCAAGAGCAATCAGGCCATCCTCTTTGACCAACTGATGGACTCCAACCCGCTTTACCTCACGGGCAATACGGACACGGTTTATTGCATGTCCTTCCTCGATCTGGAGAGGGATGGTCCCACCGTCGTCGAGATCCCGCCAAAGTGCGGCCCCGGCACCACGGACGATGCCTACTTCCGCTTCGTAATCGACATGGGCGGCCCCGGCCCCGACGCGGGCAAGGGCGGCAAATACCTGATCCTTCCGCCGGACTATAAGGGTGATCTCAAGCCCACCGCGGGCACGGACCAGGCCGAGGTCGACGGCGAGAAATATTACGTCGCACAATCCACCTCGTACGTGAATTGGGTTCCGCTGCGCGGTTTCCTCGAAGACGGCAAGCCCGATGCCGCCGTCAAGATGTTCAAGGACGGCTTCAAGGTCTATCCGCTCGCGCAGAAGGACAACCCGCCGAAGATGGAGTTCATCAGCGCTTCCAAGAAGCCGATCAACACCGTCCACGCCAACAACTTTGAGTTCTTCCATGAGCTGGACAACGTGATCCAGAAAGAGCCGCTCAACTTCCTCAATCCGGAACAGCGCGGCCTCCTCGCAGCCATCGGTATCGTCAAGGGCAAGAAGTTCGCGCCCGACGAGCGGATGAAGAGAATCCTCACCGACGCCGTCGCCGTCGGCAACGCCACCGCCCGCGCCATCTCCTTCCGTGATCGCGAAAAGAAAGCGCCGATCTACCCCGGCAGCGCATGGCATTCCTTCTTCGCCGTCAGCGATTACCAGTGGATCGACCGCGAAATGGAGGGCGCAATGAACCTCGATGCCCGCACCAAGTTCTTTTACGGCTACACCGTCAACACGCCCAAGATGATGATGAAGCTCGTCGGTGCTGGCTCACAATACGGCGTTGCTTTCGGCGACGCCGACGGGCAGCCGTTCGATGGCGCGAAGACTTATACCTTCAATGTTCCCGCCAATGTCCCCGCCCAGCGGTTCTGGTCGGTGGTTCTCTACGATCCGCAGACGCGCTCGGAACTCCAGACCAGCCAGCCGTTTCCCGGCAAGAACAACACGCGCGACAAGCTGATCACTAACGCCGACGGGTCGGTCGATTTCTACTTCGGCCCCAAAGCCCCGGAGGGCAAGGAAGCCAACTGGCTCGCCACCGTCCCCGGCAAGGGCTGGTTCATGGTCTTCCGCCTCTACAGCCCGCTGGAGCCGTTTTTCGACAAGTCCTGGCGGCTGGGCGAACCGAAATTGGTGAAGTGA
- a CDS encoding GFA family protein, which produces MKTTYSRREALRVAALGIIGGGGATTQAQAQEPDAMKTPVADPKAIKTRVASCNCGQLSVTCTGPDPDRVVMCNCFLCQKQTGSPFSLQARFPNEQVKIEGKSTAWKFPIEGAGRTKYRTCAGSDGLKTDSAADLVTSHFCPVCGSTVYYYRKSDPARTGVKVGAFADPTFPPPMGSGFEEYAHPWTKKLADLPMPLGHGK; this is translated from the coding sequence ATGAAGACGACCTACTCAAGACGTGAGGCCCTCAGGGTCGCCGCACTCGGAATCATCGGGGGAGGCGGCGCGACGACGCAGGCGCAAGCACAGGAGCCCGACGCCATGAAGACTCCCGTCGCGGATCCCAAGGCCATCAAAACCCGTGTGGCTTCGTGCAATTGTGGACAGCTCAGCGTGACTTGTACCGGCCCCGACCCAGACCGGGTCGTCATGTGCAACTGCTTTTTGTGCCAGAAGCAGACGGGCAGCCCGTTTTCTCTCCAGGCGCGATTCCCCAACGAGCAGGTGAAGATCGAGGGCAAATCGACGGCGTGGAAGTTTCCCATCGAGGGCGCGGGGCGGACTAAGTATCGCACCTGCGCCGGCTCGGACGGGCTCAAAACGGATTCTGCCGCTGATCTGGTTACGTCTCATTTCTGCCCCGTGTGCGGGTCCACCGTTTACTATTACCGAAAATCCGATCCCGCCCGGACGGGCGTGAAAGTCGGGGCTTTTGCCGACCCGACGTTTCCGCCGCCGATGGGTTCCGGCTTCGAAGAGTACGCACATCCGTGGACGAAGAAGCTCGCGGACCTTCCGATGCCGTTGGGACATGGCAAGTAG